A genome region from Arthrobacter agilis includes the following:
- the amaP gene encoding alkaline shock response membrane anchor protein AmaP codes for MRHTAGRLNRVWLTIIGVILFTAGALATAIGFGLLQVPAVGDLRAPASDQPVLTLTAPTDVLSIALIAGGAMLGILALLWLLAQVPRKHGASTLKIEDPDTKGLTVLKPTLLEDAISDRVAELDDVTGARTVVRGSSRTPDITVRVTASSHADIPSVLADVEHRITNDVRDALGQRPAALAIEVDIRTEPKKDTSVTFRADALSA; via the coding sequence ATGCGACATACCGCAGGACGCCTCAACCGCGTCTGGCTCACCATCATCGGCGTCATCCTCTTCACCGCGGGGGCCCTGGCCACGGCCATCGGGTTCGGCCTGCTCCAAGTGCCGGCCGTCGGTGACCTACGGGCACCGGCAAGCGACCAGCCGGTGCTCACGCTGACCGCCCCGACGGATGTGCTCTCCATCGCGCTCATCGCCGGCGGAGCCATGCTCGGCATCCTCGCCCTTCTCTGGCTACTGGCACAGGTACCGCGCAAGCACGGCGCGTCGACCCTGAAGATCGAAGACCCGGACACCAAGGGGCTGACCGTCCTGAAACCCACCCTCCTCGAGGACGCGATCAGTGACCGCGTCGCGGAGCTCGACGACGTGACCGGCGCAAGGACCGTCGTCCGTGGGTCATCCCGGACGCCGGACATCACGGTTCGCGTCACGGCCTCCTCCCACGCAGACATCCCGAGTGTTCTCGCTGACGTCGAGCACCGCATCACGAACGACGTGCGCGACGCGCTCGGTCAGCGGCCGGCGGCCCTGGCGATCGAGGTGGATATCAGGACCGAGCCGAAGAAGGACACCTCGGTCACCTTCAGGGCCGACGCGCTCAGCGCCTGA
- a CDS encoding DUF6286 domain-containing protein, with amino-acid sequence MSSTTIRRRPTRSMPAIICAAVLLAAATAAVWAGSTALSGDTRAVDAALAATGAPWSAQATLVAAILTAVTGLFLILIALTPGRYDAHVLEHGGTARAALRNRALEVLLADTATSIDGVDAARATVTDRRADTRVATYVSEHRDLRTTVTRTLQRRIDALELAHPPRASVSVTAHKD; translated from the coding sequence ATGAGCAGCACCACGATCCGCAGGCGCCCGACGCGAAGCATGCCTGCGATCATCTGCGCAGCCGTGCTTCTGGCCGCTGCGACGGCTGCCGTGTGGGCCGGATCCACGGCCCTCTCGGGGGACACCCGCGCCGTCGACGCGGCCTTGGCGGCAACAGGAGCGCCCTGGTCCGCGCAGGCGACGCTGGTTGCGGCCATCCTCACCGCGGTGACCGGGCTGTTCCTGATCCTCATCGCCCTGACTCCCGGCCGGTACGACGCCCACGTCCTCGAGCATGGCGGTACGGCCCGGGCCGCGCTCAGGAACCGGGCACTCGAGGTCCTCCTGGCCGACACCGCCACGTCCATCGATGGCGTCGATGCCGCCCGGGCCACGGTCACCGATCGAAGGGCCGACACCCGTGTCGCGACCTACGTCTCGGAGCATCGGGACCTCAGGACGACCGTCACCCGCACCCTGCAACGGCGGATCGACGCCCTCGAGCTCGCACACCCACCTCGCGCCTCGGTGAGTGTCACCGCCCACAAGGACTAG
- a CDS encoding SPFH domain-containing protein, whose translation MNGSAGTIGLTVVLVVLIIFVLVVLVKSVRIIPQARAGVVERLGKYQRTLNPGLTILIPFVDRLLPLLDLREQVVSFPPQPVITEDNLVVSIDTVVYFQVTDPRAATYEIANYIQAVEQLTTTTLRNVVGGLNLEEALTSRDQINGQLRGVLDEATGRWGIRVGRVELKAIDPPLSIQDSMEKQMRAERDRRAAILTAEGTKQSQILTAEGQRQAAILAAEGDAKAAILRADGEAQAIHKVFDAIHKGNPTQKLLAYQYLQTLPKLADGSANKLWIIPSEVGEALKGIGNVLGTTTPDSPSDGPEMVSRS comes from the coding sequence ATGAACGGTTCCGCCGGAACGATCGGGCTCACGGTAGTCCTGGTCGTCCTCATCATCTTCGTCCTGGTCGTCCTCGTGAAGTCCGTGCGGATCATCCCGCAGGCCCGCGCGGGCGTCGTGGAGCGGCTCGGCAAGTACCAGCGCACGCTGAATCCGGGCCTGACGATCCTGATCCCGTTCGTCGACAGGCTGCTGCCCCTGCTCGACCTCCGCGAGCAGGTGGTCTCCTTCCCGCCCCAGCCCGTCATCACCGAGGACAACCTCGTGGTGTCCATCGACACGGTCGTCTACTTCCAGGTCACCGACCCCCGCGCGGCGACCTACGAGATCGCCAACTACATCCAGGCCGTGGAGCAGCTGACCACGACCACCCTGAGGAACGTCGTCGGCGGCCTCAACCTGGAGGAGGCCCTCACCTCCCGCGACCAGATCAACGGACAGCTCCGCGGCGTCCTCGACGAGGCCACGGGCCGCTGGGGCATCCGCGTGGGCCGCGTCGAGCTCAAGGCCATCGATCCTCCCCTGTCCATCCAGGACTCCATGGAGAAGCAGATGCGTGCAGAGCGCGACCGCCGCGCAGCGATCCTGACCGCCGAGGGCACCAAGCAGTCGCAGATCCTCACGGCGGAGGGGCAGCGCCAGGCCGCGATCCTCGCGGCGGAAGGCGACGCGAAAGCCGCGATCCTGCGCGCCGACGGCGAGGCCCAGGCCATCCACAAGGTGTTCGACGCCATCCACAAGGGCAACCCGACGCAGAAACTGCTCGCGTACCAGTACCTGCAGACCCTCCCCAAGCTCGCCGACGGGTCGGCGAACAAGCTCTGGATCATCCCGAGCGAGGTCGGCGAGGCGCTCAAGGGCATCGGCAACGTCCTGGGCACCACCACCCCGGATTCCCCGTCCGACGGACCGGAGATGGTCTCCCGCTCCTGA
- a CDS encoding excinuclease ABC subunit UvrA, with amino-acid sequence MSTATTDAQQAGAHAADSHDLIRVQGARENNLKDITIDIPKRRLSVFTGVSGSGKSSLVFDTIAAESQRMINETYSAFVQGFMPTLARPEVDVLEGLTTAIIVDQERMGANPRSTVGTATDVNAMLRIVFSRLGQPQIGSPQAFSFNVASISGAGAVTMERGGTTVKERRSFTVTGGMCPRCEGMGSVTDMDLTQLYDDSKSLNAGALTIPGYSMEGWYGRIYSATGFFDADKPIREFTKRELQDLLYKEPTKIKVDGINITYEGLIPKIQKSMLSKDREAMQPHIRAFVDRAVTFTACPECDGTRLSAAARSSRIDGVSIADACMMQISDLAVWVRGLDEPSVAPLLAALGETLDSFVEIGLGYLSLDRPSGTLSGGESQRTKMIRHLGSSLTDITYVFDEPTIGLHPHDIQRMNDLLLRLRDKGNTVLVVEHKPEMIAIADHVVDLGPGAGTAGGTVCFEGSVEGLRRSGTLTGRHLDDRAALKATVRPRQGELEIRGATSHNVRDVDVDIPLGVLCVITGVAGSGKSSLIHGSVSGRDGVVSVDQTAIKGSRRSNPATYTGMLEPIRKAFAKANGVKPALFSANSEGACPTCNGAGVIFTDLAMMAGVATTCEVCGGKRFLAEVLEYTLGGKDISEVLAMPVTEATAFFAAGESRVPAAHAILSQLSDVGLGYLSLGQPLTTLSGGERQRLKLATHMGEKGGILVLDEPTAGLHLADVENLLGLLDRLVDAGKSVLVIEHHQAVMAHADWIVDIGPGAGHDGGKVIFEGTPADLVASRSTLTGRHLAEYVGA; translated from the coding sequence ATGAGCACGGCCACGACGGACGCCCAGCAGGCAGGCGCGCACGCCGCGGACAGCCATGACCTCATCCGGGTCCAGGGCGCGCGGGAGAACAATCTCAAGGACATCACGATCGACATCCCGAAGCGCCGGCTGTCGGTCTTCACCGGCGTCTCCGGGTCCGGGAAGAGCTCCCTCGTGTTCGACACGATCGCCGCGGAGTCGCAGCGCATGATCAACGAGACGTACAGCGCGTTCGTGCAGGGTTTCATGCCGACACTGGCACGGCCCGAGGTGGACGTCCTGGAGGGGCTGACGACGGCGATCATCGTGGACCAGGAGCGCATGGGCGCCAATCCACGCTCCACCGTCGGTACGGCGACGGATGTCAACGCGATGCTGAGGATCGTCTTCTCACGCCTCGGGCAGCCGCAGATCGGCTCCCCGCAGGCCTTCTCGTTCAATGTCGCGTCGATCAGCGGAGCGGGTGCCGTCACGATGGAACGCGGCGGCACCACGGTCAAGGAACGCCGCAGCTTCACCGTCACCGGCGGCATGTGCCCGCGGTGCGAGGGCATGGGTTCCGTGACCGACATGGACCTCACGCAGCTCTACGACGACTCGAAATCGCTGAATGCAGGAGCACTGACCATCCCCGGGTACAGCATGGAGGGCTGGTACGGGCGGATCTACAGCGCCACCGGCTTCTTCGACGCGGACAAGCCCATCCGCGAGTTCACGAAGCGCGAGCTGCAGGACCTGCTCTACAAGGAGCCCACCAAGATCAAGGTCGACGGCATCAACATCACCTACGAGGGTCTGATCCCCAAGATCCAGAAGTCCATGCTCTCCAAGGACCGTGAGGCGATGCAGCCGCACATCCGAGCCTTCGTGGACCGGGCGGTCACCTTCACCGCCTGCCCCGAGTGCGACGGGACGCGCCTCAGCGCGGCGGCACGGTCCTCGAGGATCGACGGCGTCAGCATCGCGGACGCATGCATGATGCAGATCAGCGACCTGGCGGTCTGGGTCCGTGGGCTCGACGAGCCGTCGGTGGCACCGCTGCTGGCCGCGCTGGGGGAGACCCTGGACTCCTTCGTCGAGATCGGCCTCGGCTACCTCAGCCTCGACCGCCCGTCCGGCACCCTCTCCGGAGGCGAGTCCCAGCGGACCAAGATGATCCGGCACCTCGGCTCGTCCCTGACGGACATCACCTACGTCTTCGACGAACCGACCATCGGCCTGCACCCGCACGACATCCAGCGCATGAACGACCTGCTGCTGCGCCTGCGCGACAAGGGCAACACCGTCCTCGTGGTGGAGCACAAGCCCGAGATGATCGCGATCGCCGACCACGTCGTCGACCTCGGCCCGGGCGCGGGGACCGCAGGCGGCACGGTGTGCTTCGAAGGCTCCGTGGAGGGCCTGCGGCGCAGCGGCACCCTCACCGGAAGGCACCTCGACGACCGGGCGGCCCTGAAGGCCACGGTGCGCCCCCGCCAGGGGGAGCTGGAGATCAGGGGAGCCACCTCCCACAACGTCCGCGACGTCGACGTGGACATCCCCCTCGGCGTGCTGTGCGTGATCACCGGGGTAGCCGGCTCGGGCAAGAGCTCCCTCATCCACGGCTCCGTGTCCGGCCGCGACGGCGTGGTCTCGGTGGACCAGACCGCCATCAAGGGCTCACGCCGCAGCAACCCGGCGACCTACACCGGGATGCTCGAACCCATCCGCAAGGCCTTCGCGAAGGCCAACGGCGTCAAGCCGGCCCTGTTCAGTGCCAACTCGGAGGGGGCGTGCCCCACCTGCAACGGCGCGGGCGTCATCTTCACGGATCTCGCCATGATGGCCGGCGTCGCCACGACCTGCGAGGTCTGCGGCGGCAAGCGGTTCCTGGCCGAGGTGCTCGAGTACACGCTCGGCGGCAAGGACATCAGCGAGGTCCTCGCGATGCCCGTCACCGAAGCCACCGCATTCTTCGCGGCGGGGGAGTCCAGGGTGCCCGCCGCCCACGCGATCCTCAGCCAGTTGTCCGACGTCGGCCTCGGGTACCTGAGCCTCGGGCAGCCCCTGACCACGCTGTCCGGCGGCGAGCGCCAGCGCCTCAAGCTCGCCACGCACATGGGCGAGAAGGGCGGCATCCTGGTGCTCGACGAGCCCACCGCAGGGCTGCATCTCGCCGACGTCGAGAACCTGCTCGGCCTGCTGGACCGCCTGGTCGACGCCGGCAAGTCGGTACTGGTCATCGAGCACCACCAGGCCGTCATGGCTCACGCGGACTGGATCGTCGACATCGGACCGGGCGCGGGGCACGACGGCGGCAAGGTCATCTTCGAGGGCACGCCGGCGGACCTCGTCGCCTCACGCTCGACCCTGACGGGCCGGCACCTGGCGGAGTACGTGGGCGCCTGA
- a CDS encoding peptide deformylase, with protein MLPPAALAERVEAVLAEDLPVIVRAGDPVLRHPAQDFDGQLDDDALGRLISTMRRVMHGAPGVGLAAPQIGIPLRIAVLEDPGVQDPAVAEARARTPLPFTVLINPRYEAVGDAVAAFYEGCLSVPGYQAVVERHARVLATYTQPNGISTRTELEGWAARIVQHETDHLNGQLYLDRAVLRSLTADREHGRWAQPTVDVARQGLGF; from the coding sequence ATGCTTCCGCCCGCGGCGCTCGCGGAGCGGGTGGAGGCCGTCCTGGCCGAGGACCTGCCCGTGATCGTCCGCGCGGGGGACCCCGTGCTGCGGCATCCGGCCCAGGACTTCGACGGCCAGCTCGACGACGACGCGCTGGGCCGGCTGATCTCCACGATGCGGCGCGTCATGCACGGGGCGCCGGGCGTGGGTCTCGCCGCACCGCAGATCGGCATCCCTCTGAGGATCGCCGTCCTCGAGGACCCGGGCGTCCAGGATCCCGCCGTCGCCGAGGCGCGCGCCCGCACTCCCCTGCCCTTCACCGTCCTCATCAACCCCCGCTACGAGGCCGTGGGCGACGCCGTCGCCGCGTTCTACGAGGGGTGCCTCTCCGTGCCCGGCTATCAGGCCGTCGTCGAGCGCCACGCCCGCGTCCTGGCCACCTACACGCAGCCCAACGGCATCAGCACCAGGACGGAGCTCGAGGGGTGGGCGGCGCGGATCGTGCAGCACGAGACCGACCACCTGAACGGGCAGCTGTACCTGGACCGGGCGGTCCTGCGGTCCCTGACCGCCGACCGGGAGCACGGCCGGTGGGCGCAACCGACCGTCGACGTCGCGCGGCAGGGGCTCGGTTTCTGA
- a CDS encoding NfeD family protein, translating into MEWLLDNGWILWLVLFLGLAAVETLTLDLFFLMLSVGALAALVATFVGAGLVLQIVVFAVVALLMILLVRPVAVRHLRKGPADQLNNIERLVGAAALALEPVTAHSGTVKIGGDTWTARSADGAALPAGTRLSVARIDGATAVVQPAAAPDSRPAPAGDA; encoded by the coding sequence ATGGAGTGGTTGCTCGACAACGGCTGGATCCTGTGGCTGGTCCTGTTCCTGGGCCTGGCCGCCGTGGAGACCCTGACCCTCGACCTGTTCTTCCTCATGCTCTCGGTCGGCGCACTGGCCGCCCTCGTCGCGACCTTCGTGGGGGCCGGGCTCGTGCTGCAGATCGTCGTGTTCGCGGTCGTGGCGCTCCTCATGATCCTGCTCGTGCGCCCGGTCGCCGTGCGGCACCTCAGGAAGGGCCCGGCGGACCAGCTGAACAACATCGAGCGCCTCGTCGGCGCCGCGGCGCTCGCCCTCGAGCCCGTCACGGCCCATTCGGGCACCGTCAAGATCGGCGGTGACACGTGGACCGCCCGCTCGGCCGACGGCGCCGCGCTACCCGCCGGGACGCGCCTGTCCGTGGCGAGGATCGACGGCGCCACCGCCGTCGTCCAGCCCGCCGCTGCTCCCGACAGCCGCCCCGCGCCTGCCGGCGACGCCTAG
- a CDS encoding RNA polymerase-binding protein RbpA — MSDRSLRGMRLGAQSMETESGVEPAPRQRVEYRCEDGERVFVTFSSEAEIPATWVSKTGKEALLVDGEKPDTSNDKPVRTHWDMLLERRSVEELEQILQDRLTILRERRGERRSA; from the coding sequence ATGAGCGATCGCAGCCTGCGCGGCATGCGCCTTGGAGCGCAGTCGATGGAGACGGAATCCGGCGTCGAGCCGGCTCCCCGGCAGCGGGTCGAGTACCGCTGCGAGGACGGCGAGCGGGTCTTCGTGACCTTCTCGTCCGAGGCGGAGATCCCGGCGACCTGGGTCTCGAAGACCGGCAAGGAAGCCCTCCTCGTCGACGGCGAGAAGCCCGACACCTCGAACGACAAGCCCGTCCGCACGCACTGGGACATGCTGCTCGAGCGCCGCTCGGTGGAGGAACTGGAGCAGATCCTCCAGGACCGGTTGACGATCCTGCGCGAGCGTCGCGGGGAGCGCCGCTCCGCCTGA
- a CDS encoding cysteine desulfurase-like protein yields MTLDIEAFRAHFPALLTGTAYFDGPGGTQVPTVVGTAIADAITGPLSNRGSGMGSERNAEAAVGGFREAMADLLGAHPRGVVYGRSATQLTYDFSRHLAKTWQPGDEVVVSRLDHDSNIRPWLQAAAAADATVRWIDFDPDTTEIDEASVATAITERTKLVAITAASNLLGTKPPVRGIADAAHLVGALVYVDGVHYTAHAAVDVKALGADFFACSPYKFLGPHCGALVADPELLESLQPDKLLPSTNDVPERFEFGTLPYEIMAGATAAVDFLAAIAPGAGTGRRGRLLASAHAVDGYEHALRSRIEAGLADLGDAVARHSKAQDRTPTLLVTFPGRSSADAYRFLAARNILAPAGSFYAYEAFRRLDLEDSAALRIGLAPYNSDDDVDRLLTALGAFVAS; encoded by the coding sequence ATGACCCTGGACATCGAGGCCTTCCGCGCGCACTTCCCCGCCCTGCTCACCGGTACCGCCTACTTCGACGGCCCCGGCGGAACGCAGGTCCCCACCGTGGTGGGAACCGCGATCGCCGACGCCATCACCGGGCCGCTGTCCAACCGCGGCTCCGGTATGGGCTCGGAGAGGAACGCCGAAGCGGCGGTCGGCGGATTCCGGGAGGCGATGGCCGACCTGCTGGGGGCGCATCCCCGCGGTGTCGTCTACGGGCGAAGCGCCACGCAGCTCACCTACGACTTCTCCCGCCACCTCGCCAAGACCTGGCAGCCGGGCGACGAGGTCGTGGTGTCACGCCTGGATCATGACTCGAATATCCGCCCCTGGCTGCAAGCAGCCGCCGCGGCCGACGCCACCGTGCGCTGGATCGATTTCGACCCGGACACCACGGAGATCGACGAGGCGTCCGTCGCAACCGCGATCACGGAGCGCACGAAGCTGGTGGCCATCACCGCCGCGTCGAACCTGCTCGGCACGAAACCGCCGGTGCGCGGCATCGCCGATGCCGCGCACCTGGTCGGCGCACTGGTCTATGTGGACGGGGTGCACTACACCGCCCACGCCGCGGTCGACGTGAAGGCGCTGGGAGCTGACTTCTTCGCCTGCTCGCCCTACAAATTCCTCGGGCCGCACTGCGGTGCTCTCGTGGCCGACCCGGAGCTGCTGGAATCCCTGCAGCCGGACAAGCTGCTGCCGTCCACGAACGACGTTCCTGAGCGGTTCGAGTTCGGTACCCTCCCGTACGAGATCATGGCCGGTGCCACGGCGGCCGTGGATTTCCTCGCCGCGATCGCACCCGGCGCCGGGACCGGCCGGCGTGGGCGCCTCCTTGCATCCGCCCATGCGGTCGACGGGTACGAGCACGCACTGCGCTCCCGGATCGAGGCAGGGCTGGCCGACCTGGGCGACGCCGTCGCGCGGCACTCCAAGGCCCAGGACCGGACACCGACACTGCTGGTGACGTTCCCGGGCCGGTCCTCCGCGGACGCCTACCGGTTCCTCGCGGCTCGGAACATTCTCGCGCCGGCCGGCTCGTTCTACGCGTACGAAGCCTTCCGTCGCCTCGATCTCGAGGACAGCGCCGCCCTGCGGATCGGCCTGGCACCGTACAACAGCGACGACGACGTCGACCGCCTCCTGACCGCACTCGGCGCCTTCGTTGCTTCCTAG
- a CDS encoding S9 family peptidase produces the protein MKPDQIDLLTTTGSPTLHPDGSRLVVAATRPDFRADAYVGQLWELTLDGGRRRLTRGFRDTAPRYSRDGGLLVFLRAAQGGKPQLFAMHAAGGEPVQLTDQPLGVAHFDISPDATTIVFAARVPEHGRYGTVDGVGAGLEDPRLITGFKYRMNGLGYTTDKRSQLFTVAVPSLDAEPYIAAVGRLKQEHQDGPGALEEQGAVPAALQLTTADADHLEPAFSADGQRILFTAALAQDADSTLVSDLHSIAPDGGDRRQLTNLDGGTLLGCSAPRPSSDGAWLFFLASDLSPSGLDFVARNTALYVQPTDDPQGVRRLTDAETVDVGDVQEIIADGPDSVLVVNRSRGRGELLRVSAAGRSDTLVTGPTVVTGAATAAGTVVVAYTDPSTAGDVAVVEGGALRPVSDFSADLHGRTRVAELQERSYPAPDGTPVHGWAVLPEGEGPHPVLLVIHGGPFAQYGWGYFDEAQVYAAAGYAVLLCNPRGAAGYGQAHGRVIKEAMGTVDLDDVLAFLDGALAEFDAMDDVRLGVMGGSYGGYLTAWTIAHDHRFQAAIVERGYLDPPSFVGSSDIGWFFSEQYTGTDPAHVAEQNPFAKIGQVRTPALVIHSEEDLRCPIEQAQRYYTALKKQGVETELLVFPGETHELSRSGSPWHRRQRFEHILRWWARHLPTAANPADAPVP, from the coding sequence GTGAAACCAGACCAGATCGACCTCCTGACCACCACGGGCTCGCCGACGCTCCACCCGGACGGCTCCCGTCTGGTGGTCGCCGCGACCCGCCCCGACTTCCGCGCCGACGCCTACGTGGGCCAACTGTGGGAGCTGACGCTCGACGGCGGCCGCCGTCGGCTGACCCGCGGCTTCCGCGACACCGCGCCCCGCTACTCGCGCGACGGCGGGCTGCTCGTCTTCCTCCGTGCAGCACAGGGCGGCAAGCCGCAGCTGTTCGCGATGCACGCCGCGGGCGGTGAACCCGTGCAGCTCACCGACCAGCCGCTCGGCGTCGCGCACTTCGACATCTCGCCGGACGCGACGACGATCGTCTTCGCGGCGCGCGTGCCCGAGCACGGACGCTACGGCACCGTCGACGGCGTCGGGGCCGGACTGGAGGACCCCCGGCTGATCACCGGGTTCAAGTACCGGATGAACGGCCTGGGCTACACGACGGACAAGCGCTCGCAGCTGTTCACCGTGGCGGTGCCCAGCCTCGACGCGGAGCCGTACATCGCCGCCGTCGGCCGGTTGAAGCAGGAGCACCAGGACGGGCCGGGCGCGCTCGAGGAGCAGGGAGCGGTGCCGGCGGCGCTGCAGCTGACGACGGCGGACGCCGACCACCTCGAGCCCGCCTTCTCCGCCGACGGGCAGCGGATCCTCTTCACGGCCGCCCTCGCGCAGGACGCGGATTCCACGCTGGTGTCCGACCTCCACTCGATCGCGCCCGACGGCGGCGACCGCCGGCAGCTGACCAACCTCGACGGCGGCACGCTCCTCGGGTGCAGCGCGCCCCGGCCCAGCAGCGACGGCGCGTGGCTGTTCTTCCTGGCGTCGGACCTCTCGCCGTCGGGACTGGATTTCGTGGCCCGCAACACGGCCCTCTACGTCCAGCCGACCGACGACCCGCAGGGCGTCCGGCGGCTCACCGACGCGGAGACCGTCGACGTCGGCGACGTGCAGGAGATCATCGCGGACGGACCGGACTCCGTGCTGGTGGTCAACCGCTCGCGCGGCAGGGGCGAGCTGCTCCGCGTCTCGGCGGCCGGGCGGAGCGACACGCTCGTCACCGGGCCCACCGTCGTGACGGGTGCTGCGACGGCAGCCGGCACCGTCGTCGTGGCCTACACCGACCCGTCGACCGCCGGCGACGTCGCCGTCGTCGAGGGGGGCGCCCTGCGCCCCGTCTCGGACTTCTCGGCCGACCTCCACGGTCGGACGCGCGTGGCGGAGCTGCAGGAACGGTCCTACCCGGCGCCCGACGGCACGCCCGTGCACGGGTGGGCGGTGCTGCCCGAGGGCGAGGGGCCGCACCCGGTGCTGCTCGTCATCCACGGAGGCCCGTTCGCCCAGTACGGGTGGGGCTACTTCGACGAAGCCCAGGTGTACGCGGCGGCCGGCTACGCCGTGCTGCTGTGCAACCCGCGTGGCGCGGCCGGCTACGGGCAGGCGCACGGGCGCGTCATCAAGGAGGCGATGGGCACCGTGGACCTCGACGACGTCCTGGCCTTCCTCGACGGCGCACTCGCCGAGTTCGATGCGATGGACGACGTGCGGCTCGGGGTGATGGGCGGCTCCTACGGGGGCTACCTCACCGCGTGGACGATCGCGCACGACCACCGCTTCCAGGCCGCGATCGTCGAGCGGGGATACCTCGATCCGCCGTCGTTCGTCGGGTCCTCGGACATCGGCTGGTTCTTCTCGGAGCAGTACACCGGCACCGATCCCGCGCACGTCGCGGAGCAGAACCCGTTCGCGAAGATCGGCCAGGTGCGGACCCCCGCGCTCGTCATCCACTCGGAGGAGGACCTGCGGTGCCCGATCGAGCAGGCGCAGCGCTACTACACGGCGCTCAAGAAGCAGGGCGTCGAGACCGAGCTGCTCGTGTTCCCGGGTGAGACCCACGAGCTGTCGCGGTCCGGGTCCCCGTGGCACCGGCGGCAGCGCTTCGAGCACATCCTGCGCTGGTGGGCACGCCACCTCCCCACGGCGGCGAACCCGGCGGACGCCCCGGTACCGTAG
- a CDS encoding methyltransferase domain-containing protein produces MERCPPSSAPSWSARSAPPRSSRPAAPWPCPSGHRFDAARQGYFNLLTGRGSPFEGDTAEMVDAREQFLGSGAYAPLRRAVVGAARRHTAAPAVALDAGAGTGYYLEGLVDEAPGCFPVALDISKIALRRAARRLPGGLSVVWDVWRRLPLADGSVDVLLNVFAPRNPGEFVRVLAPGGCLVVVTPRPGHLAGLEAVGPLLSVPAHKADDVLASFEGSLVETGREELDYDLSLPPDLAHSALVMGPAARHARAEGPAGDDSAAPLKVAARFTVQVLARPGRPSGAPDGTEG; encoded by the coding sequence ATGGAACGGTGTCCGCCCTCCTCCGCCCCCTCCTGGTCTGCCCGGTCTGCGCCGCCGCGCTCGAGCAGGCCGGCCGCACCCTGGCCCTGTCCGTCCGGGCACCGCTTCGATGCAGCCCGCCAGGGCTACTTCAACCTGCTGACCGGCCGCGGGTCGCCCTTCGAGGGCGACACGGCCGAGATGGTGGACGCGCGGGAGCAGTTCCTCGGGTCGGGCGCCTACGCTCCCCTGCGACGGGCCGTCGTCGGGGCCGCCCGGCGTCACACGGCGGCGCCCGCCGTGGCGCTGGACGCCGGCGCGGGCACGGGCTACTACCTGGAGGGACTGGTGGACGAGGCGCCCGGGTGCTTCCCCGTCGCCCTCGACATCTCGAAGATCGCCCTGCGGCGCGCAGCCCGCAGGTTGCCGGGCGGCCTCAGCGTCGTCTGGGACGTCTGGCGGCGGCTCCCGCTGGCGGACGGGTCGGTGGACGTGCTCCTGAACGTGTTCGCCCCCAGGAACCCCGGGGAGTTCGTGCGCGTGCTGGCCCCGGGAGGGTGCCTCGTCGTCGTGACGCCGCGCCCAGGGCACCTCGCCGGGCTCGAGGCGGTGGGACCCCTGCTCTCGGTGCCGGCCCACAAGGCCGACGACGTACTGGCCTCCTTCGAGGGCTCCCTCGTGGAGACGGGACGCGAAGAGCTCGACTACGACCTGTCCCTGCCGCCGGACCTCGCGCACTCCGCGCTCGTGATGGGCCCGGCGGCGCGGCACGCGCGGGCGGAGGGCCCGGCGGGGGACGACTCCGCCGCACCGCTCAAGGTGGCAGCACGCTTCACCGTCCAGGTCCTGGCCAGGCCCGGCCGGCCCTCCGGAGCCCCGGACGGCACGGAAGGGTAA
- a CDS encoding CsbD family protein, which translates to MGLDDKIRNATGKAAGKVKEGVGKATDNERLQAEGKSDQVEADVKSAGEDVKDAFRK; encoded by the coding sequence ATGGGACTGGACGACAAGATCAGGAATGCGACCGGGAAGGCCGCCGGCAAGGTCAAGGAGGGCGTCGGTAAGGCCACCGACAACGAACGGCTCCAGGCCGAGGGCAAGTCCGACCAGGTCGAGGCGGACGTGAAGAGCGCCGGCGAGGACGTCAAGGACGCCTTCAGGAAGTAG